Part of the Streptomyces sp. f51 genome is shown below.
CAGCAGGACGAACTGCTCACGCTCACGGACCTCTTGAGCGGCCACCGCCATGAGTTGCCTCGATGGACCGATCTTCCCGTTGACGAGCTCGTCCGCCGCCGAAGCGCCCGACTCCGGCGCCAGCCGGTTACGCAGGAAGTCGATGAACTCGCCGCGTCGTGCACCGATGAAGAGTCGACCGTACCGGTCCTGCTCCGCCTCGAAGAGCCCGCTGACACCGAACTCGGTTGCGTTGTGCAGATACGCGGCGCCGTTGATGCGTTCCGGGTGCTCGGCCAGGGCCCCGTTGAAGGAGACGAGGTACTCGCAGTAGCCGCGCACCTGGTCGGCCGGGTTCAGCACCGCCCTGTTGTACGCATCAACGCGGCACAGCGACGGATCGTCGTCGTCCGGCTCCGCGCTGCTCCACTGCTTCAGCTCCACGACGACGTAGGACGGCAGTCCGGTCTTGGGGTGCACCCCGGCCAGCACGGCATCGGCCCGCTTGCTGTTCAGCGGCAGTCCGTACTCCAGGAGCATCTCCACCCGGCCGAGCCCGGCATCGTTGAGCGCGTTCGCGAGCACGGGGATGCTCCGCTCCCACGAGCGCACCTCGGACGAACCCGGCTTGTGACCGTGCACGTGCACGAACTGCTCCGTCAAGCGGAAGAACAGGGCACCGGAGTGACACTCGGCAGCGACCGCTGCGGCGGAGTCGCGGAACAGCAAGAAATGCCCCCAGGCAGCACGAAGAATCTCGCGCGGGTGGGGGCATGTCCTTCGTGACTCCGCCAGGCGGAGTGGAAGCCCGGCGGGCCGCGGCTACGTCGGGATCAAGATTACCCGTGCCGTCTGCGGTGGGCGGGTGGCAGCTGTGATCCTTCGGCGGTGAGCTTCGGCTGGGCGCCGTCGTAGTGCTGCATGCCGATGGCACCTGGGATCAGTCTGCGCAGTGCGTTGTGGGTCGCCGGGTCGACCGCGTAGACCACGGTGCCGACGACGCCGCGGGTGAGGAGCACGTGGTAGGCGTTGAGGACGCACCGGGTGACGATCGCGTCGTCGATCGGACCGCGGAAGGCGGGGTCGCACGAAGCGCTGCCGTCCACCTTGAACTTCCCGTCGCGGAAGAGCAGATCGGGTCCGATGATGACGCCGTTCCAGTCGTACTCGAAGGTCTGTGCCGTGTAGACGCAGCCGATCTGGTCGACACCACGGCGATCGGTCGACCACAGGTCCGACCGTGGTGCGTTCGGGACGCTGTACTCCGGCTTCACGTTCCAAGGCCGGCGCCAGTCCCCGATGCGCACGTCGTCGACGAGCTGTTCCCCGTCCGGGTTGCTCCACGGCCAGCAGAAGCCCGCAGTGATGCGGGCCGTGGCCCGTTCCGCATGGCGTTCGCGGATGAACCGCTCCATCTGCTCGGGGGAGTCGGCGACCGTCAGCGTCATCCTCCCGTCCGGTCTCCAGGCGACCGGATCGGAGAGGTGAAGGCCCAGTAGCTGCTGAACCCAGCGCTGGTACCGCTTGCTGCCTCCCGCTCGGAACGTGCCCTCCAGGTCCGTCACTTCGACATCGCAGCCCATGCGCTCGGCGAGCTCTTTGAGATATGCGGCGGTGCCCACCTCGTCCGGACGGATCGACTGGTGATCGTCGAGCAGGAAGATCGGCACTCTCGCGGCTCTTATCAGCTCGGCTGCCTGTGGCCGGTCGTCGTCTCGTAGATTCTTCGGCATCCAACGGTGTGTCGAGCTGCGTCGCATGCGGTGCGCTTCATCGCAGATGAGGACGTCGATGCTGTCCGGCGGGCTGTCGCTGAAGCTGTTGAAGTAGCGGTACAGCCTGTTGGCCGCGCGACGTTTGTCTGCGGTCCGCCCTCGGCGGGCCGTGCTGATCATGATCTCGCGCAGAGTCTCCGTGTAGGCGTGGGAGCCGCTGGCCAGTACGGCTTCACGGCCCGTGAGCCCGAGGGAACGCTGCAACTCGAGGGCTACGGCGCTCTTCCCGCTGCCCGGGCCGCCCCGCAGAATGTAGACGCGCTTGACGCTCGGAACGGCAGCCTGGAGGTGGGCGGCTTCGGCGTCGTAGAACAGACCCACGTTCAAATCAGTGAACTGGGTGGTCTTCTCCAGGTGCCGTGTGATCCGGTCGAACGCGACGTACTGTTCGTCGAGGAGCGTGAGACCGCCACCGACAACAGAACGTTGACGGGCCACATCGGTGACCTTGAGCAACGGGTCCTGGCGGGCCTGCTCCAGCGCGGACGCCGCCCGTTTCCCGGACGCGGCGGTGAATCTCGACGTGAGTGCTCTTCGGAAGCGAGTCAGATCATCGAGCGTGTAGAGGAAGCCGTGGTCGCTCTCGTGCAGATCGAACAGGGCTTCCACATCCGCGTTCCGTGCGTTGTGGAGCAGTGCCACACCCATCAACTGGTCTTCGTTCTCCCGAAGATGGGGTAAGTAGCGCAGCATGTACTCGCAGTAGCGCTGGATCTGCCGGACCGGGTGCAGCTTGTTCTTCCCGTCGCCGAACCCGAGATCGACGGCGATGGGGCACAGCGGGTCCACCGTGGCGTGCCGTACTTGTTTCAGCTCGACCGCAAGGTATGAATCCGTCCCTGTACCGGGGCGCAGGCCGCACAGCACCAGGTCGACCGCGGAATTGGTGTGCGGGAGGTCGACCTCGATCTGCACCTCGACTTCGCCAAGGCCGCAGTTCAGTAGGGCTCTGACCACTACGGGGACGCTGTTGTTCCACGAAGCGATGTCCCCCTGGCCCGGCGTTCCTCCCTTGATTCGGGAGTGCTCATGGATCAGTCGCTCTGTGAGCGGGAGGTGCGCAGATCCGGATCGGGCCACTATGAGTCGGCCGAGCTCGGCTGCTGACAGTTGCAGGAGCACGAAGGGTCCCCAGGCACGAGATGACTCGTGCGGGTGGGGGCATGTCCTTCGTGACTCCGCCGAAGCGGAGCGGAAGCCCGTCGGGCCGCAATGACGTTTGCAGACTACCCGGCTGAGAAAGAAAGGCGGGCGGGCCCTGGAGGCCCGCCCGTCGCTCGGCTCAGCCGAGGCGGTGCACCACGACCTGCGCCAGAGCCCACGCCAGGTTCGAGCCGAGGCTCGCCGCGATGCCAACCAGGACATCACGGACCCAGGTGCGGCGCTTGGGCATGTACTCGACGGCAGCCACAGGAATGCGTCCCCTTCGGATTGATCGGTGACGGCGCCGGATGGCTCCCGCCGGGAGCGCACCATGGGGCTCCATCACCGAACCGAAGGGCATCGCGTACTCCCCGGGTCGCGTCACGTACACCCTCCGAGGAGGGCACGCGGTGCACAACAACGGTAGTACACAACTGGGCAGCTCGGGGCGCGAGTTAATACGCGGGTACCGGCGAGCCGGTGGGGTCTCTCCGGGCCGCGCACGGTGCTGAGACAGAACATTCGCGCCGGGAATATGGTGATTTCATCTCAACTTGTGATCATTGGCCACCGCATGTGCGGTGGTCCCGCGAGTGACCCGGGGCCGGCCGGCCCCGGGCCCGGGTGGGCGGTGGGAGGATGCGGGGACGGCGAGGAGGGGTGGGGCGGGTGGGGCGTGGGGAGCGGGATGCCGTTGCTCGGGGGGTGCGGCTGTTCGAAGCGGCCCGGGCCGTGGCGGGGGACCACGAAAAGGCGGTGGACGCGGTACGGGCGGCGCTCGCGCCGATCCACGACGCGGCCGTCGGGCGCCACCTCGACGCCATCCCCGTCGCCCGGCTCCAGGACGTCACCGAAGGCCGGCTGCGGCTCACGAGCGTGGAGCAGAGCGGGCTGCGCACCGTGGGCGCCGTCCTGGAAGCCGGGCCCTACCGGTTGCGGCAGATCCCCGGAGTGGGGCAGCGCACCGTCGACCAGATGCTCGCCGCCGCCGCCCGGCTCGCGGAGGCCGTGCACGAGAGCGTGGCCGTCCACATCGACGTGGACCGGCCCGAACCCGGCACCACCGCGCTCGTCACGGCCCTGCACGTCCTGGCCGAGGCCGGCCCGGACGCCCGTCGCGCGCTGGAGCGGGCCGCCGCCCTCTCGGAGCGGCTCGGTCCCGCCCTCGCCGACGCCAGGCCCGCCGCCGGACGGCTCCGGATGCTCGTGGCGGGCAGGGAGAAGAAGTCCCGCGCGCTGGCCGCGGTCGCCGAGATCCGGTCGCTGGTGGACGAGGCGGAGCGGGCGGGCACTCCCGGACTGCTCGCCCAGGCGTCGGTGGATCTGCTCCGGGGCCCCTCGTCCGACGTCGCGGCCTGGGTGGACTTCGAACTGCGGTCCGCCGATTACTACAGCCTGCTCGCCGACATCTCCGGGCGGCAGCCGGACGCGGCCGCCGCCGAGGGGTTCCTGCCGGACGACATCGTCGAGCGGGTGCGCACCCAGCCCCTCGACGACGCGCACCGGCGGGTCTCGCTGCGCGGCTACCAGGCGTTCGGCGCCCGGTTCGCGCTCGCGCAGCGCAAGGTGATCCTCGGCGACGAGATGGGCCTCGGCAAGACCATCCAGGCCATCGCCGTACTGGCGCACCTGGCCGCCGAGGGGCAGTCCCGCTTCATGGTCGTCTGTCCGGCGAGCGTCCTCGTGAACTGGACACGGGAGGTCGAGGCGCGCAGTGCCTTGCGGGTCACGGTGCTCCACGGCCCCGACCGGCACTACGCGTTCGCCGAGTGGAAGGAACGGGGCGGGGTCGCGGTGACCACGTTCGACGCGCTGCGCGGTTTCCCCGCACCGGGCGCGGACGAGGTCGCCCTGCTCGTCGTCGACGAAGCGCACTTCGTGAAGAACCCCCGGGCCAAGCGGTCCCAGGCGGTCGCCCTGTGGGCGGAGCGCTGCGGGCGGGCCCTCCTCATGACGGGAACCCCGCTGGAGAACAGGGTCGTGGAGTTCCGTGACCTGGTCCGGATGCTCGACGGCGCCGTCGCCGACTCCCTGGGCGAACGGGACGCGCTGGCCGGGTCGGTGGCCTTCCGCAAGGCGGTGGCCCCGGTCTACCTGCGGCGCAACCAGGAGGACGTGCTGACGGAACTCCCCAGTCTCCAGCGCACCGACGAGTGGGAGGAGTTGAGCGCGTCGGACGAGGAGGCGTACCGGGACGCCGTGCGCGCGGGCAACTTCATGGCGATGCGCAGGGCCGCGTACCTGCGTCCCGAGAAGTCGGCCAAGCTGGGCCGGCTCCGGGAGATCGTTCAGGAGGCCGCCGAGAACGGGCAGAAGACGGTCGTCTTCTCCAACTTCAAGGACGTACTGGGTGTCGTGAGGGACGAGCTCACGGCGGCCGTCGCCGACCGCGCGCCCCTGTTCGGTCCGCTCACCGGAAGCGTCCCGGCGGGGCGGCGGCAGCAGATCGTCGACGACTTCGCCGGCGTCACCGGCCCCGCGGTGCTGCTGGCGCAGATCCAGGCGGCGGGCATCGGCCTCAACATGCAGGCGGCCTCCGTCGTCGTCATCTGCGAACCCCAGATCAAACCGACCATCGAACACCAGGCGGTGGCCCGGGCCCACCGCATGGGCCAGGTGAGACCGGTGCGTGTGTACCGTCTGCTCGCCACCGGGGGAGTGGACGAACGCATGGTGAAGATGCTGGAGGCCAAGACCCGCCTCTTCGACGCCTACGCCCGCCGCAGCGCCGTGGCCGAGGCCACGGCGGACGCGGTCGACGTGTCGGACACCGAACTGGCGCGCCGGATCGTCGAGGAGGAGCAGGCGCGCCTGGGCATGACGGTGTGAGGCCCCCGGCTGCCCGGAAAGCAGAGGACCGACCGCGCGACCCGGACGACCGGCCCCGGCCGCGGGGCCTGCGACACCGGCTCCGACTCCAGCCCCGGCCCCAGCCCAGCCCGGCCCGGCCCGGCGCCGACCCCGGCCCGGGCCTGCGCAGCCCAGGCACCCGCCCCGGCCGCACGGCCTGCGACACCGGCCCGGCCGCGACGCCTGCGACCCCGGCCCGGGCCCGCGCGGCCCGCAACACCTGCCCCGGACCGGGCCCGAGCGGCCGGGGCCGGACCCGGTCCCGGCCAGGGATCAGGCTCGCGCCATCCCCGTCTTCACGCCCGCGCCGCACAGCGGCACCACCGCCTCGCGGCCGGCGAGGGCACCCGCACGGACCGCGGCCCAGCAGGCCACCCCCGTCGACTCCACGTACAGCCCGCGCCCCGCGAGATCCGTCTGCGCGTGACGGATCTCGTCCTCCGTCACGGTCAGGAAGGCACCCCCGGAGGCGCGTACCGCGCGCAGGATCTGACGGGCCCGCAGCGGGTGCGGGATGGCGATGCCCTCGGCGAAGGTGGGCGCCGCGGGAGTCGTGCCGACGAGCTCCTCGGCCCCCTCGGACCAGGCACGGGCCAGCGGCGCGACCGCCGCGGCCTGGACGGCGTACAGCGCGGGCCTCCTGTCGATCAGCCCGGCCGCGTGCAGTTCGGCCACGGCGAGCGCGGCGCCGAGGAGCAGCGTGCCGTTGCCGACCGGCAGCACGATGACCTCCGGCAGGCGTCCGCCGAGGTCCTCCCAGAGTTCGTGGACGTACGTCTTGGTGCCGTGCAGGAAGTACGGGTTGAAGACGTGCGAGGCGTAGAACACCCCGTCCTCGTCGGCCGCCTCGCGCGCCGCGCGTGCCGTCGCCTCGCGGTCGCCCTCGACCACCCGCAGCCGCGCCCCGTGCGCGCCGATCTGCTCCAGCTTCTTCGCCGAGGTGCCCTCGGGGACGTAGACGGTGCAGTGCAGTCCGGCCCGAGCGCAGTACGCGGCCACCGCCGTGCCCGCGTTGCCGCTGCTGTCCGCGATCACCCGCCGGGGTCCGAGCCGCAGGGCCAGTTCGGCCAGCAGCACGGCCCCGCGGTCCTTGAACGACAGCGTCGGCATCAGGAAGTCGAGCTTGGCGAGGACGTCCTCGCGCAGGGGGACCAGAGGCGTACGGCCCTCGCCGAGGCTGACGGTCGGCGCGGCCAGCGGCAGGCACTCGGCGTACCGCCACATCGAGTTCACCCGGCCGGCCAGGGAGGCGAGGGGAGCAGGCGTCGGCGCGAAGTCCAGGTCGAGCGGGCCGCGGCAGACCGGGCAGCACCAGGCGAGCGAGCCGGCCGGGACCCGCGTGCCGTCCGTCGGGCAGAAGCAGTCCGGCAGTGCAGTCATGGGTGCAGGTTAGACGCGCCACCGCGGGACGGGACGCTTCGCGCGTCCCGGAGCGGCCGGTGCCCCGGCGCGGCCCGGACGGCCTCCGTCACGGCCCCGCCCGTGCCGCGCTTACGATGCGCGCAGCCATTCGGCCGTCGTACGCGCGTTCCGTCGCGCATGCATGAGGAGCAAGGGAAAACGTGGCCATACCCCCGCCGCCCGGCCCGCAGCAGCCCGAGGGGCAGTACCCGCCGCCGGGGACGCCGCCGTATCCGCACGCCCCGTACCCCCAGGGGCCCGCCCCGCAGGGTCCGTACGCGCAGGGTCCGTACGCGCAGGGTCCGTACCAGCAGGGTCCGTACGCGGGCCCGTACCAGCCCTGGGGGCAGGGCTACTCCCCGTACAACAGGCCCGCTCCCTTCAACGGGCTCGCCATCGCGGCGCTGGTCCTCGGCATCCTCTGTTTCCTGCCCGCCGTCGGGCTGCTGCTCGGGATCGTCGCGCTCGTGCAGATCAGGAAGCGCGGCGAGCGGGGCAAG
Proteins encoded:
- a CDS encoding DUF6408 family protein → MAAVEYMPKRRTWVRDVLVGIAASLGSNLAWALAQVVVHRLG
- a CDS encoding DEAD/DEAH box helicase, with product MRGRRGGVGRVGRGERDAVARGVRLFEAARAVAGDHEKAVDAVRAALAPIHDAAVGRHLDAIPVARLQDVTEGRLRLTSVEQSGLRTVGAVLEAGPYRLRQIPGVGQRTVDQMLAAAARLAEAVHESVAVHIDVDRPEPGTTALVTALHVLAEAGPDARRALERAAALSERLGPALADARPAAGRLRMLVAGREKKSRALAAVAEIRSLVDEAERAGTPGLLAQASVDLLRGPSSDVAAWVDFELRSADYYSLLADISGRQPDAAAAEGFLPDDIVERVRTQPLDDAHRRVSLRGYQAFGARFALAQRKVILGDEMGLGKTIQAIAVLAHLAAEGQSRFMVVCPASVLVNWTREVEARSALRVTVLHGPDRHYAFAEWKERGGVAVTTFDALRGFPAPGADEVALLVVDEAHFVKNPRAKRSQAVALWAERCGRALLMTGTPLENRVVEFRDLVRMLDGAVADSLGERDALAGSVAFRKAVAPVYLRRNQEDVLTELPSLQRTDEWEELSASDEEAYRDAVRAGNFMAMRRAAYLRPEKSAKLGRLREIVQEAAENGQKTVVFSNFKDVLGVVRDELTAAVADRAPLFGPLTGSVPAGRRQQIVDDFAGVTGPAVLLAQIQAAGIGLNMQAASVVVICEPQIKPTIEHQAVARAHRMGQVRPVRVYRLLATGGVDERMVKMLEAKTRLFDAYARRSAVAEATADAVDVSDTELARRIVEEEQARLGMTV
- a CDS encoding DUF2075 domain-containing protein, whose product is MLLQLSAAELGRLIVARSGSAHLPLTERLIHEHSRIKGGTPGQGDIASWNNSVPVVVRALLNCGLGEVEVQIEVDLPHTNSAVDLVLCGLRPGTGTDSYLAVELKQVRHATVDPLCPIAVDLGFGDGKNKLHPVRQIQRYCEYMLRYLPHLRENEDQLMGVALLHNARNADVEALFDLHESDHGFLYTLDDLTRFRRALTSRFTAASGKRAASALEQARQDPLLKVTDVARQRSVVGGGLTLLDEQYVAFDRITRHLEKTTQFTDLNVGLFYDAEAAHLQAAVPSVKRVYILRGGPGSGKSAVALELQRSLGLTGREAVLASGSHAYTETLREIMISTARRGRTADKRRAANRLYRYFNSFSDSPPDSIDVLICDEAHRMRRSSTHRWMPKNLRDDDRPQAAELIRAARVPIFLLDDHQSIRPDEVGTAAYLKELAERMGCDVEVTDLEGTFRAGGSKRYQRWVQQLLGLHLSDPVAWRPDGRMTLTVADSPEQMERFIRERHAERATARITAGFCWPWSNPDGEQLVDDVRIGDWRRPWNVKPEYSVPNAPRSDLWSTDRRGVDQIGCVYTAQTFEYDWNGVIIGPDLLFRDGKFKVDGSASCDPAFRGPIDDAIVTRCVLNAYHVLLTRGVVGTVVYAVDPATHNALRRLIPGAIGMQHYDGAQPKLTAEGSQLPPAHRRRHG
- a CDS encoding threonine synthase: MTALPDCFCPTDGTRVPAGSLAWCCPVCRGPLDLDFAPTPAPLASLAGRVNSMWRYAECLPLAAPTVSLGEGRTPLVPLREDVLAKLDFLMPTLSFKDRGAVLLAELALRLGPRRVIADSSGNAGTAVAAYCARAGLHCTVYVPEGTSAKKLEQIGAHGARLRVVEGDREATARAAREAADEDGVFYASHVFNPYFLHGTKTYVHELWEDLGGRLPEVIVLPVGNGTLLLGAALAVAELHAAGLIDRRPALYAVQAAAVAPLARAWSEGAEELVGTTPAAPTFAEGIAIPHPLRARQILRAVRASGGAFLTVTEDEIRHAQTDLAGRGLYVESTGVACWAAVRAGALAGREAVVPLCGAGVKTGMARA